A single Dreissena polymorpha isolate Duluth1 chromosome 14, UMN_Dpol_1.0, whole genome shotgun sequence DNA region contains:
- the LOC127857268 gene encoding uncharacterized protein LOC127857268 yields MLIFLLPLDALRALGLEPRYVSQFQYDEQLLEKMIRMEGEMDKWEARMNEKLGQITRVTYANLSDLQFTRVKQFIENFKSESGTTPNILFKAKRVHNETTLDNEVIVFKDVLYNFGSGYDSSSGVYTAPVHGTYLFTARLLSKSDGAAFFEINVNGHMHSNGSLFNSKGWSYATAVKIVV; encoded by the exons ATGTTGATTTTTCTCTTGCCTCTGGATGCATTACGCGCGCTCGGACTCGAACCCAGGTATGTGTCCCAGTTCCAGTACGATGAACAACTTCTGGAGAAGATGATCCGAATGGAGGGCGAAATGGACAAATGGGAGGCTAGGATGAATGAGAAACTCGGGCAGATCACACGCGT GACTTACGCAAACCTGTCGGACTTGCAGTTCACTCGAGTAAAACAGTTCATAGAGAATTTCAAATCAG AATCCGGAACAACTCCGAACATTTTGTTTAAGGCCAAGCGAGTTCACAACGAGACAACGCTTGATAATGAAGTGATTGTGTTCAAGGATGTGCTTTACAACTTCGGTTCCGGGTACGACAGTTCAAGTGGCGTCTACACCGCACCAGTGCATGGTACTTACTTGTTTACTGCGCGGTTGCTGTCAAAAAGCGATGGAGCAGCGTTCTTTGAAATAAACGTTAACGGCCACATGCATTCCAACGGATCCCTGTTCAATAGCAAAGGTTGGAGCTACGCCACGGCAGTGAAAATCGTTGTTTGA
- the LOC127857662 gene encoding glucosidase 2 subunit beta-like has protein sequence MNFIILRRKYRIVLLIAFAGGIYLCFQIFSMKVLNFSHQKDLKSRVLHAGKVMQDPPEIDNYVPSDDSKDRETNNEHDTDVQSENKFNVIDTHYTINTEPKVLGILDSLSEKYTPQNGNFQCLNSKESIPFSSVNDDYCDCEDSTDEPGTSACPDSKFYCTFQNQDLGVQYIPGSRVNDGVCDCCDGSDEWSGITVFSGVKLTEKRLKGTLTHAPCSNTCQEAKDVGREDAKIRELGKKIRLEYVQKGRASNNANLYGQDGAFFKLSLECFEFSSPEYKYKLCPFKSATQQKFPAPATNIGSSPVWKMRLPGHYELKMDKGDPSNCPFGVFRHTVILFICGLTDKILEVSEKERCSYSMRFATPAAC, from the exons ATGAATTTCATTATACTTCGGCGTAAATATAGGATTGTTTTGCTGATTGCCTTCGCTGGTGGAATTTATCTGTGTTTTCAAATATTCTCTATGAAAGTGCTCAATTTTTCCCATCAAAAAGATCTTAAATCCAGAGTTTTACATGCAGGTAAAGTGATGCAAGATCCACCAGAAATTGACAATTATGTCCCTAGTGATGATTCCAAGGACCGTGAAACAAACAATGAGCATGACACTGATGTTCAGAGtgaaaataaattcaatgtcatagACACCCATTATACAATTAATACAGAACCAAAAGTACTGGGAATTTTGGATTCCTTATCTGAAAAATATACGccgcaaaatggaaactttcagtGTTTGAATTCAAAG GAGTCCATTCCCTTTAGTTCAGTGAATGATGACTACTGTGATTGTGAGGATTCTACAGATGAGCCTGGGACGTCTGCCTGCCCGGATTCCAA GTTTTACTGCACATTCCAAAACCAGGATCTTGGTGTACAATACATCCCTGGATCTCGGGTCAATGATGGGGTGTGCGACTGCTGTGACGGCAGTGATGAATGGAGTGGCATTACCGTTTTCTCCGGAGTGAAACTTACAG AGAAGCGGCTTAAAGGGACACTCACCCATGCTCCGTGCTCCAATACCTGCCAAGAAGCCAAAGATGTGGGGAGGGAGGATGCTAAAATACGTGAACTGGGCAAGAAAATCCGTCTGGAATATGTGCAGAAAGGGAGGGCTTCCAACAATGCAAAT CTCTATGGACAAGACGGTGCCTTCTTCAAGCTGTCCCTGGAATGTTTTGAGTTCTCCAGCCCTGAgtacaaatataaactgtgcCCCTTCAAGTCCGCTACACAGCAGAAGTTTCCTGCACCTGCCACAAATATAG GTTCGTCGCCAGTGTGGAAGATGCGACTGCCAGGCCACTATGAGCTCAAGATGGACAAGGGGGACCCCAGCAATTGCCCATTTGGGGTTTTCAGACATACTGTG atactttttatatgtggACTCACTGACAAAATATTAGAAGTGAGTGAAAAGGAGCGATGCTCGTACAGCATGAGGTTCGCTACCCCTGCTGCCTGCTGA